In Pseudomonadota bacterium, the following are encoded in one genomic region:
- the aceF gene encoding dihydrolipoyllysine-residue acetyltransferase, protein MSLQEIKVPDIGDFEDVDVIEVLVAVGDTIAIDDPVITLESDKASMEIPSPAAGVVKELKVAVGDRVSRGSLILLLAAEGVAAAASEPTPKAEAPAAPASIPAAKPPPAAPLTAAGAPFGRVHASPSVRRQAREQKIDLSQVVGSGRKGRITKEDLAGAGRSGASPAAASAAAATGGAGIPPIPVVDFSKFGPVETQALSKIKRLTGVNLSRAWLNVPHVTHHDECDVTEVEAFRGSLKAEAEKRGLRVTLLSFFMKACAATLKEFPGVNASLDPGAENLILKKYVHIGIAVDTPNGLVVPVVRDVDQKSIYDLSAELAEISVKARDRKLMPGDMQGGSFTISSLGGIGGTAFTPIVNAPEVAILGLTRSQMKPVWDGSNFVPRLMQPMSLSYDHRVVDGAEAARFVRHLGILMTDVRRLLL, encoded by the coding sequence ATGAGCCTACAAGAGATCAAAGTGCCGGATATCGGCGATTTCGAAGACGTGGATGTGATCGAGGTGCTGGTTGCAGTCGGCGACACCATTGCGATCGACGATCCGGTCATCACCCTGGAGAGCGACAAGGCTTCCATGGAGATTCCCAGTCCCGCCGCCGGCGTGGTCAAGGAACTGAAGGTGGCGGTGGGGGATAGGGTCTCAAGAGGGAGCCTGATCCTGCTGCTGGCCGCCGAGGGGGTCGCTGCCGCGGCCAGCGAGCCGACTCCCAAGGCCGAGGCGCCCGCTGCACCGGCCAGCATCCCGGCCGCCAAGCCCCCCCCGGCAGCGCCGCTGACCGCTGCCGGCGCCCCCTTCGGCCGCGTCCACGCCAGCCCCTCGGTGCGGCGCCAGGCACGCGAGCAGAAGATCGATCTGTCGCAAGTGGTCGGCAGTGGACGCAAGGGCCGAATCACCAAAGAGGATCTGGCCGGTGCCGGTCGGAGTGGGGCAAGCCCTGCGGCGGCCTCTGCCGCAGCTGCAACCGGCGGTGCCGGCATCCCGCCCATTCCAGTGGTGGATTTCAGCAAATTCGGCCCGGTAGAGACCCAGGCGCTGAGCAAGATCAAGCGCCTTACCGGTGTGAACCTGAGCCGCGCCTGGCTCAACGTGCCGCACGTCACGCATCACGACGAGTGCGACGTTACCGAAGTCGAGGCCTTTCGCGGTTCGCTCAAGGCCGAGGCCGAGAAGCGCGGGCTGCGCGTCACGCTGCTCAGCTTCTTCATGAAGGCGTGCGCCGCGACGCTGAAAGAGTTCCCCGGCGTCAACGCCTCGCTGGATCCCGGCGCGGAGAACCTGATCCTGAAGAAGTACGTGCACATCGGTATCGCGGTGGATACGCCCAATGGCCTGGTGGTCCCGGTGGTGCGCGATGTGGATCAGAAGAGCATCTACGACCTGTCGGCGGAGCTGGCCGAGATCAGCGTCAAGGCGCGCGACAGAAAGCTGATGCCCGGCGACATGCAGGGCGGCAGTTTCACCATCTCCAGCCTCGGCGGCATTGGCGGTACCGCGTTCACGCCGATCGTCAATGCGCCGGAGGTCGCCATCCTGGGTCTGACCCGCTCGCAGATGAAGCCGGTATGGGATGGCAGCAACTTCGTGCCGCGTCTGATGCAGCCGATGTCGCTCTCCTATGATCACAGAGTGGTCGATGGGGCGGAAGCGGCGCGTTTCGTGCGCCATCTGGGCATCCTGATGACCGATGTGCGGCGGTTACTCCTATGA
- the aceE gene encoding pyruvate dehydrogenase (acetyl-transferring), homodimeric type, with translation MRDQYQDVDPQETREWQEAIDVVLEREGPERAKFLLKQAIDTASAGGAEPPDTSRTPYLNTIPVAREPQHPGDLAIEERLRDIVRWNAAAMVVRANKKPAAPGGHIASYQSSAVLYETGFNHFWHAANEIHGGDLVYIQGHAAPGIYARAYLEGRISEEQLENFRLETGGKGISSYPHPWLMKEFWQFPTVSMGLGSLMGIYQARFMKYLQNRGLIEDQGRKVWVFLGDGEMDEPESQGAISLAVREKLDNLIFVINCNLQRLDGPVRGNGKIIQELEGNFRGAGWDVIKVIWGASWDKLLAQDHNGLLRKRMEEAVDGEYQAFKAKDGAYVREHFFGKYPELKKMVEHMSDNEIYYGLIRGGHDPQKVYAAYSEAVKAVGRPTLILAKTVKGYGMGEAGEGQNITHQQKKMGEDQLRKFRKRLKVSISDDHVVAADFIKPADDSPEMQYLHAKRKALGGYLPQRRTRGDTLNIPDLSMFDALLKETGERTMSTTMALVRTMVAIARNKEIGPRLVPIVPDEARTFGMEGMFRQIGIYAPEGQLYTPMDAGDIMPYREDVKGQLLQEGINEAGAMSSWIAASSSYSNHGVTMMPFYIYYSMFGFQRFGDLAWAAGDLQARGFLIGGTAGRTTLNGEGLQHQDGHSQLQASHIPNCISYDPTFHYEVAVIVHEGMRRMFQEQENVFYYLTTMNENYTHPAMPEGAETGILKGLYRLSEGEKPKGKRKSPRVQLLGCGAILNEVIAAVDLLKNDFGVSADVWSATSFNELARDGQEIERWNRLHPDQTPRQSYVEQCLAGTEGPVIAASDYMKAFAGQIRAFVPRRYTVLGTDGFGRSDSREALRRHFEVDRYHVVVAALKALADEGAIPVQEVVKAIQQYGIDADKPNPVKV, from the coding sequence ATGCGTGATCAATACCAAGACGTAGATCCCCAGGAGACCCGCGAATGGCAGGAGGCCATCGATGTGGTGCTGGAGCGCGAGGGACCGGAGCGGGCCAAATTCCTGCTCAAGCAAGCGATCGATACGGCTTCGGCGGGTGGCGCCGAGCCCCCGGATACTAGCCGCACGCCGTATCTGAACACGATTCCGGTGGCGCGCGAGCCCCAACATCCCGGCGATCTGGCCATCGAGGAGCGCCTGCGCGACATCGTGCGCTGGAATGCCGCCGCCATGGTGGTGCGCGCCAACAAGAAGCCGGCGGCGCCCGGCGGGCACATCGCCAGCTACCAATCTTCCGCCGTGCTCTACGAGACCGGTTTCAACCACTTTTGGCATGCTGCCAACGAAATCCATGGCGGCGATCTGGTCTATATCCAGGGTCATGCGGCCCCCGGCATCTACGCCCGCGCCTATCTGGAAGGGCGCATCAGCGAAGAGCAGCTGGAGAATTTCCGTCTTGAAACGGGAGGCAAGGGGATCTCTTCCTATCCGCATCCGTGGCTGATGAAAGAGTTCTGGCAGTTTCCTACCGTCTCCATGGGTCTGGGTTCGCTGATGGGCATCTACCAGGCGCGCTTCATGAAATACCTGCAGAACCGCGGCCTCATAGAAGATCAGGGGCGCAAGGTGTGGGTCTTTCTCGGCGACGGCGAAATGGATGAGCCGGAATCCCAGGGCGCCATTTCACTGGCCGTGCGCGAGAAACTCGACAACCTCATCTTCGTCATTAACTGCAACCTGCAGCGCCTCGACGGCCCGGTGCGCGGGAACGGCAAGATCATCCAGGAACTGGAAGGCAACTTCCGCGGCGCCGGCTGGGACGTGATCAAGGTGATCTGGGGTGCCAGCTGGGACAAGCTGCTGGCCCAGGATCACAACGGCCTGCTGCGCAAGCGCATGGAAGAGGCGGTGGACGGCGAGTACCAGGCCTTCAAGGCCAAAGACGGCGCCTACGTGCGCGAGCACTTCTTCGGCAAGTATCCCGAACTGAAGAAGATGGTCGAGCATATGAGTGACAACGAGATCTACTACGGTCTGATCCGCGGTGGGCATGACCCGCAAAAGGTCTACGCGGCCTATTCGGAAGCGGTAAAGGCCGTGGGACGCCCCACCCTGATCCTGGCCAAGACCGTCAAGGGTTACGGTATGGGCGAGGCCGGTGAGGGCCAGAACATCACCCATCAGCAGAAGAAGATGGGTGAGGATCAGTTGCGCAAATTTCGCAAGCGGCTGAAGGTGTCGATCTCCGATGACCACGTGGTGGCGGCCGACTTCATCAAACCCGCCGACGATTCGCCGGAGATGCAGTACCTGCACGCCAAGCGTAAGGCGCTGGGCGGCTACCTCCCTCAGCGGCGTACCAGGGGCGACACGCTGAATATCCCCGATCTGTCGATGTTCGACGCACTGCTTAAGGAGACCGGCGAGCGCACCATGTCGACCACCATGGCTCTGGTGCGCACCATGGTGGCCATCGCGCGCAATAAAGAGATCGGTCCGCGCCTGGTGCCCATCGTTCCCGACGAGGCGCGCACCTTCGGTATGGAGGGCATGTTCCGCCAGATCGGCATCTATGCCCCGGAAGGGCAGCTCTACACCCCCATGGATGCGGGCGACATCATGCCCTACCGCGAAGATGTGAAGGGTCAGCTGCTGCAGGAAGGGATCAACGAGGCGGGCGCCATGTCGTCGTGGATCGCCGCTTCCAGCAGCTACTCCAACCATGGCGTCACCATGATGCCCTTCTATATCTACTACTCCATGTTCGGCTTCCAGCGTTTTGGTGACCTGGCCTGGGCGGCGGGCGACCTGCAGGCGCGCGGCTTCCTGATCGGCGGCACCGCCGGGCGCACCACGTTGAACGGTGAGGGGCTGCAGCATCAGGATGGTCATAGCCAGCTGCAGGCGAGTCACATTCCCAACTGCATCTCCTATGATCCCACCTTCCATTACGAGGTGGCGGTGATCGTGCACGAGGGGATGCGGCGCATGTTCCAGGAGCAGGAGAACGTCTTCTACTACCTCACCACCATGAACGAGAACTACACCCACCCGGCGATGCCGGAGGGGGCTGAGACCGGCATCCTCAAAGGGCTCTACCGGTTGAGCGAAGGCGAGAAACCGAAAGGCAAGAGGAAGTCGCCCCGCGTCCAGCTCCTCGGCTGCGGCGCCATCCTCAACGAAGTGATCGCCGCGGTGGATCTGTTGAAGAACGACTTCGGCGTCAGCGCCGATGTCTGGAGCGCCACCAGCTTCAATGAACTGGCCCGCGACGGTCAGGAGATCGAGCGTTGGAACCGCCTCCATCCCGATCAGACACCGCGTCAGAGTTACGTGGAGCAGTGCCTGGCCGGCACCGAAGGGCCGGTGATCGCCGCCAGCGACTACATGAAGGCCTTCGCCGGGCAGATCCGCGCTTTTGTACCGCGCCGCTACACGGTGCTCGGCACCGACGGCTTCGGCCGCTCCGACAGCCGCGAGGCGCTGCGCCGCCACTTCGAGGTGGATCGCTATCACGTGGTGGTGGCCGCGCTCAAGGCGTTGGCTGACGAGGGAGCGATTCCGGTGCAAGAGGTCGTCAAGGCTATCCAGCAGTACGGTATCGATGCCGACAAGCCCAACCCGGTGAAGGTCTGA
- a CDS encoding FCD domain-containing protein — protein sequence MQLQPIKPSRVSDTIADQIMALIRKGVVRPGEKLPAERELMSQLKVSRASVREALLKLEAKGLIYSRQGGGTFVSQVLTPNITDPLAHLIHDNPEALSDVLECRHGLEVLAASHAAVRATPTVREVIRERFSDLEAAYQRRDLTQEAKADTEFHMAIAEASNNVALIHLTRSLFNLLGDQIIHNWERIYQQQESRNAIHSQHKAILDAILARDAERARAAAQTHLAYVARCLREGEFGVVAAPSVNA from the coding sequence ATGCAACTGCAACCCATCAAACCGTCGCGTGTCTCCGACACCATCGCTGATCAAATCATGGCACTGATTCGTAAGGGCGTGGTGCGCCCGGGCGAAAAACTGCCCGCCGAGAGGGAGCTCATGTCCCAACTCAAGGTCTCGCGCGCCTCGGTCCGCGAAGCGCTGCTCAAGCTCGAGGCAAAGGGGCTGATCTACAGCCGCCAGGGTGGCGGCACCTTCGTCTCGCAGGTACTGACGCCCAACATCACCGATCCCCTGGCTCACCTCATTCACGACAATCCCGAGGCGCTTTCCGATGTACTGGAGTGCCGCCACGGTCTGGAGGTGCTCGCCGCCAGCCATGCCGCCGTGCGCGCCACGCCCACGGTCCGCGAAGTCATCCGCGAGCGCTTTTCCGATCTTGAGGCCGCCTATCAACGCCGTGACCTGACTCAGGAGGCCAAGGCCGACACCGAATTCCATATGGCCATCGCCGAGGCGTCGAACAACGTCGCGCTGATCCATCTGACCCGCAGCCTCTTCAACCTGCTGGGCGATCAGATAATCCACAACTGGGAGCGGATCTATCAGCAGCAGGAGAGCCGCAACGCCATCCACAGCCAGCACAAGGCAATCCTGGACGCGATCCTGGCACGCGATGCCGAGCGGGCCCGCGCGGCGGCCCAGACCCATCTCGCCTATGTCGCCCGGTGCCTGCGCGAGGGCGAGTTCGGCGTTGTCGCGGCGCCTTCCGTCAACGCCTAG
- the lpdA gene encoding dihydrolipoyl dehydrogenase: protein MSEIKQITVPDIGDFNDVDVIEVLVAPGALVEIDDPLITLESDKASMEIPSPYSGTVQELQVKVGDKVSKGSAILSMEIGAEAKVAADEPRPVVGGTPGSAAAPGDAGGGYGAGRIDDVLVPDIGDFKDVDVIEVLVREGDRVGEGDSLITLESDKASMEIPSPAAGVVEALKVTVGDKVSEGTLILTLQVAGAAPKAATGAPAAAASVRAPQADSYAGASDVEAEVVVLGSGPGGYTAAFRAADLGRKVVLIERYPSLGGVCLNVGCIPSKALLHAAKVLEEARDFGAHGITFAEPRIDLDALRGWKDGVVKRLTGGLGGLAKQRKVQVVNGYGRFLDPHHIEVENEKGEKSVVGFQQCIVAAGSAPVKLPFIPDDPRVIDSTGALKLEDVPKRMLVIGGGIIGLEMATVYHALGSRITVVEMLDSLIASADKDIVKPLHKRLEKRYEAILLKTRVTKVEATKKGLKVTFEGDKAPKPQTYDRILVSVGRMPNGLKIDAAKAGITVDERGFIAVDKQQRTNVPHIFAIGDVVGQPMLAHKAVHEGKVAAEVCAGMNTHFEARVIPSVAYTDPEIAWVGVTEAEAKEQGLKFGKGSFPWAASGRSLSLGRDEGMTKLIFEESNERVIGAGIVGPNAGDLIAEVALAIEMDCDASDIALTVHPHPTLSETVAFAAEAFEGTITDLYMPKKKS, encoded by the coding sequence ATGAGCGAAATCAAACAGATTACCGTCCCGGATATCGGTGACTTCAATGATGTGGATGTGATCGAAGTGCTGGTGGCGCCGGGCGCCCTGGTCGAGATCGATGATCCGCTGATCACCCTGGAGAGCGACAAGGCCTCGATGGAGATTCCCTCGCCCTATTCCGGCACGGTGCAAGAGTTGCAGGTCAAGGTCGGCGACAAGGTCTCCAAAGGCAGCGCCATTTTGAGCATGGAGATCGGCGCGGAAGCCAAGGTGGCTGCCGATGAGCCACGTCCCGTCGTCGGGGGAACTCCCGGTAGCGCCGCGGCCCCCGGTGATGCCGGCGGTGGCTACGGTGCGGGGCGCATCGATGATGTGTTGGTGCCCGATATCGGTGACTTCAAGGATGTCGACGTCATCGAGGTGCTGGTGCGCGAGGGCGACCGCGTCGGCGAGGGCGATTCGCTGATCACCCTGGAGAGCGACAAGGCCTCGATGGAGATCCCGAGCCCCGCGGCCGGTGTCGTCGAGGCGCTCAAGGTAACCGTGGGTGACAAGGTCTCCGAGGGCACATTGATCCTCACCCTGCAAGTGGCGGGTGCGGCACCCAAGGCCGCTACCGGCGCGCCGGCAGCTGCCGCGTCGGTGCGGGCACCGCAGGCCGACAGCTACGCCGGCGCTTCCGACGTGGAGGCCGAGGTGGTGGTGCTGGGCTCCGGCCCCGGTGGTTATACGGCCGCCTTCCGCGCCGCCGATCTGGGCAGGAAGGTGGTGCTGATCGAACGCTACCCGAGCCTGGGTGGCGTTTGCCTCAACGTCGGTTGTATTCCGTCCAAGGCATTGCTCCACGCCGCCAAGGTGCTGGAGGAGGCGCGCGATTTCGGTGCCCATGGCATCACCTTCGCTGAGCCCAGGATCGATCTCGATGCATTGCGCGGCTGGAAGGACGGTGTCGTCAAACGCCTGACCGGCGGCCTCGGCGGATTGGCCAAACAACGCAAGGTGCAGGTGGTCAACGGTTACGGACGTTTTCTCGATCCGCATCACATCGAGGTGGAGAACGAGAAGGGCGAGAAGAGTGTCGTCGGTTTCCAGCAGTGCATCGTCGCTGCCGGTAGCGCGCCGGTAAAGCTGCCCTTTATCCCCGACGATCCGCGCGTCATCGACTCCACCGGCGCGCTCAAGCTCGAAGACGTGCCGAAGCGCATGCTGGTGATCGGCGGCGGCATCATCGGGCTGGAGATGGCTACCGTCTACCACGCACTGGGCTCCAGGATCACCGTGGTGGAGATGCTGGACAGCCTGATCGCGAGTGCCGACAAAGACATCGTCAAGCCGCTGCACAAGCGTCTGGAGAAGCGCTACGAAGCGATTTTGCTGAAAACCCGCGTCACCAAGGTCGAAGCGACGAAGAAGGGGTTGAAGGTGACTTTCGAGGGCGACAAGGCCCCCAAGCCGCAAACCTACGACCGCATCCTGGTCTCTGTGGGCCGCATGCCCAATGGGCTGAAGATCGATGCCGCCAAAGCGGGTATCACGGTGGATGAACGCGGTTTCATTGCCGTCGACAAACAGCAGCGCACCAATGTGCCGCACATCTTCGCCATCGGCGATGTCGTTGGCCAGCCGATGCTCGCCCACAAAGCGGTGCATGAGGGCAAGGTGGCCGCCGAGGTATGTGCCGGCATGAACACGCATTTCGAGGCGCGCGTGATCCCCTCGGTCGCCTACACCGATCCCGAGATCGCCTGGGTCGGCGTCACCGAAGCCGAAGCGAAGGAGCAGGGGCTCAAGTTCGGCAAGGGCAGTTTCCCGTGGGCTGCGAGCGGTCGCTCGTTGTCGCTGGGACGCGACGAGGGGATGACCAAGCTGATCTTCGAGGAGAGCAACGAGCGCGTCATCGGTGCCGGGATCGTCGGTCCCAACGCGGGCGATCTCATTGCCGAGGTGGCGCTGGCCATCGAGATGGATTGCGATGCTTCGGACATCGCTTTGACCGTCCACCCGCACCCGACCTTGTCGGAGACGGTGGCGTTCGCGGCCGAGGCCTTCGAGGGCACGATCACCGATCTGTACATGCCGAAGAAGAAGTCGTAA
- a CDS encoding thioredoxin domain-containing protein produces the protein MNVRLVSICLIALSVGVTVLPDTRAANAASDESRSPPSPLQLQRVLAQTGSSYRPRTRHLLPDGRPRFTNRLILEDALYLLQHAHNPVEWYPWGEAAFAEARRSGKPILLSIGYSSCHWCHVMARESFDDPRTAASINRHFVAIKLDREQHPEVDRLYALAARLLQGQSGWPLTLVLTAEGHPIVSTTYLPNEPFTEFIDHVAQQWRDQRSALRKQAQAAQAKLREATELRGGTQAVDEAVLLAAERNLRARLDDLQGGFGETAKFPREPWLLFLQARVVLEGGIALVEPLDTTLTAMALGGIHDQAGGGFHRYAIDPGWDTPHFEKMLYNQAGLSRVYLRAWARNGSLLYRDTALRTLDATLCDFRTPEGAFHAAIDADSAGEEGIYYLWTLDQLRSALPGIDADWAADLLGVTAVGAFAGANVLRLTETPAAIAARTGATEQAVITRLNGIRERLRQEREQRRIPPARDDKVLLGWNGLMIATLAEAAVLAGDNRYRLAAERAADYLWRIHRAEDGSLWRVSRGGRTSVAAQLEDYAYFGQALVALYDATQELRWLSRSRALAEVMIEQFWDPKDGGFYSVSVESAKWVPMRVKSVHDETLASGNAAAFDLLQRLYRRSGEYRFRERAEATLASLSPGIAAAPDRFAATLLAVNEGQYGEVNARAYAAQGNLEATAEIIAWHGDSAELVIRLRLQPGWHVNAHQPLQAELMATEVQLGGTRPGWRMVAIDYPGAVERSLGFQSEPLALYEEEVLIRAQVERVGDPSPAVPALVPLHLRIQACNDRLCLQPERLLLYPSGAAAAYSAAPTVGLGDRERLSPR, from the coding sequence GTGAACGTGCGCCTCGTATCGATCTGCCTCATAGCGCTGAGCGTGGGAGTGACCGTATTGCCCGATACGCGTGCGGCGAATGCGGCGAGTGACGAATCCCGCTCGCCACCCTCGCCATTGCAGCTGCAACGGGTGTTGGCGCAGACGGGAAGCAGTTATCGACCGCGCACCAGGCATCTGCTGCCCGACGGTCGTCCCCGTTTTACCAATCGCCTGATCCTGGAGGATGCCCTCTACCTGCTGCAGCATGCCCACAATCCGGTGGAGTGGTACCCGTGGGGCGAGGCGGCGTTCGCCGAAGCGCGGCGCTCCGGCAAACCCATCCTGCTTTCGATCGGCTATTCGAGTTGCCACTGGTGCCATGTGATGGCGCGCGAAAGCTTCGACGATCCGCGCACCGCAGCGTCGATCAACCGGCACTTCGTCGCCATCAAGCTGGATCGCGAGCAGCACCCGGAAGTCGACCGCTTGTACGCCCTGGCGGCACGGCTGCTGCAGGGACAGAGCGGTTGGCCGCTGACCCTTGTCCTGACGGCCGAGGGTCACCCGATAGTGAGTACTACCTACCTCCCCAACGAGCCCTTCACTGAATTCATCGATCACGTAGCCCAACAATGGCGCGATCAGCGGTCCGCGCTGCGCAAACAGGCGCAGGCGGCTCAAGCGAAGCTCCGTGAGGCGACGGAGCTGCGGGGCGGGACTCAGGCGGTGGACGAGGCCGTGCTCCTGGCTGCGGAGCGGAATCTGCGCGCCCGCCTCGACGATCTGCAGGGCGGGTTCGGCGAAACCGCCAAGTTTCCCCGCGAACCCTGGCTGCTGTTTCTGCAGGCACGCGTGGTCCTCGAGGGCGGGATTGCACTGGTTGAACCGCTCGACACCACGCTCACGGCCATGGCCCTGGGCGGAATCCACGATCAGGCGGGGGGAGGGTTCCACCGTTACGCCATCGATCCCGGATGGGACACCCCGCATTTCGAGAAGATGCTCTACAACCAGGCCGGTCTGTCGCGGGTTTATCTACGGGCCTGGGCGCGCAACGGCAGTCTGCTCTACCGCGATACGGCACTGCGGACCCTGGATGCGACGCTGTGTGATTTCCGTACCCCCGAGGGAGCGTTCCATGCAGCCATCGATGCCGACAGTGCGGGTGAGGAGGGGATCTATTACCTCTGGACACTCGATCAGCTCCGCAGCGCCCTCCCGGGAATTGACGCTGATTGGGCTGCCGACCTGTTGGGTGTCACGGCAGTCGGTGCTTTCGCGGGCGCCAATGTTCTGCGGCTGACCGAAACCCCCGCGGCGATCGCTGCCCGAACGGGCGCGACGGAGCAGGCGGTCATCACCCGCCTAAACGGCATCCGGGAGCGGTTACGCCAGGAGCGCGAGCAGCGCCGTATTCCGCCGGCGCGCGATGACAAGGTGCTGCTGGGCTGGAACGGACTGATGATCGCCACGCTGGCGGAGGCCGCTGTGCTCGCGGGCGATAACCGCTATCGCCTGGCGGCGGAGCGTGCCGCCGACTACCTGTGGCGCATCCACCGGGCAGAGGATGGCAGCTTGTGGCGCGTCTCGCGGGGAGGGCGGACATCGGTTGCGGCCCAACTAGAGGATTACGCCTATTTCGGTCAGGCGCTGGTGGCGCTCTACGATGCGACGCAGGAGTTGCGCTGGTTGAGTCGCAGCCGCGCGCTCGCGGAGGTGATGATCGAGCAGTTCTGGGACCCTAAGGATGGCGGATTTTACTCGGTGAGTGTTGAATCCGCCAAATGGGTACCGATGCGAGTCAAAAGTGTCCATGACGAAACGCTTGCATCGGGCAATGCGGCGGCGTTTGACCTGCTGCAGCGTCTCTATCGACGCAGCGGGGAGTACCGCTTCCGCGAACGTGCCGAGGCGACTCTGGCCAGCCTGTCGCCGGGCATCGCTGCCGCACCCGATCGGTTCGCCGCCACGCTGTTGGCGGTCAACGAAGGCCAATACGGCGAGGTCAATGCCCGGGCCTATGCGGCGCAGGGCAACCTGGAGGCGACGGCGGAAATCATCGCGTGGCACGGCGATAGCGCGGAACTGGTGATTCGCCTGCGTCTGCAACCCGGGTGGCACGTCAATGCCCATCAGCCGCTGCAGGCGGAATTGATGGCAACCGAGGTGCAACTGGGTGGAACGCGCCCCGGCTGGCGCATGGTGGCGATTGACTACCCGGGCGCGGTGGAGCGATCGTTGGGATTCCAGTCCGAACCGCTGGCCCTTTATGAGGAGGAGGTTCTGATCCGTGCGCAGGTGGAGCGGGTCGGTGACCCCTCTCCGGCAGTCCCGGCGCTGGTTCCCCTGCACCTGCGCATCCAGGCCTGCAACGATCGGCTCTGCCTGCAACCCGAACGGTTGCTGCTCTATCCCTCGGGCGCGGCCGCGGCCTACTCGGCGGCCCCTACGGTGGGCCTTGGGGACCGCGAACGGCTCTCGCCCAGATAG
- the trxA gene encoding thioredoxin, with product MAVIELTGANFEETVQGNDIVLVDFWASWCGPCQMFAPVYEAVSERFPDVVFTKVNTEEEQELAGHFAIRSIPTLMLFREKVILFQQAGVLPESALEEIIQKARELDMDEVRKEIVSQQAASNA from the coding sequence ATGGCTGTCATTGAGCTGACCGGCGCCAATTTTGAGGAGACCGTGCAGGGCAACGACATCGTCCTGGTGGATTTCTGGGCTTCGTGGTGCGGTCCGTGCCAGATGTTTGCGCCCGTCTACGAGGCCGTTTCGGAGCGTTTCCCCGATGTGGTCTTCACCAAGGTGAATACCGAGGAGGAGCAGGAACTGGCCGGGCATTTCGCCATTCGCTCCATTCCGACGCTGATGCTGTTCCGCGAGAAGGTCATCCTGTTTCAGCAGGCGGGCGTGCTGCCGGAGTCGGCCCTGGAGGAGATCATTCAGAAGGCCAGGGAGCTGGACATGGACGAGGTGCGCAAGGAGATTGTCAGCCAGCAGGCCGCGAGTAACGCTTGA
- a CDS encoding DMT family transporter yields the protein MLALGIAVIIWGTSFAATKAALAAFAPITLIWLRMAIASVIVIALWRYIPKPQYHRGDWRWLALMVLCEPCLYFLLEGYALRYTSAGQAGVISALVPLMVAAGAWLFLKERITVRIIGGLAISLAGVVVLSLLGVSDAHAPDPLLGNLLELAAMICAAGYILTLKHLTSRYHPWLLTSLQALAGALFFLPGLALDQPVNWTEVPGGTWLTVFYLGTFVTLGAFGLYNYGVSQVPASRAALFINLIPVVAVISGWMAFNEQLTLWQLAAAAGILLGVYLGESRSRSPRPTVGAAE from the coding sequence ATGCTCGCCCTGGGTATCGCGGTAATCATCTGGGGCACTTCGTTCGCCGCCACCAAAGCGGCGCTGGCCGCCTTCGCCCCTATCACGCTGATCTGGCTGCGCATGGCGATCGCCAGCGTCATCGTGATCGCTCTGTGGCGCTACATCCCCAAGCCGCAATACCACCGTGGTGACTGGCGTTGGCTGGCACTGATGGTGCTGTGCGAACCGTGCCTCTACTTCCTGCTGGAAGGTTATGCGTTGCGCTACACCAGCGCCGGACAGGCTGGCGTGATCTCGGCGCTGGTGCCGCTGATGGTGGCGGCTGGTGCCTGGCTGTTTCTCAAGGAGCGCATCACGGTGCGCATCATCGGGGGACTGGCCATTTCCCTGGCCGGCGTGGTCGTGCTTTCGCTGCTCGGCGTCAGCGACGCCCACGCCCCCGATCCCCTGCTGGGCAACCTCCTCGAACTGGCCGCGATGATCTGCGCCGCGGGCTACATCCTCACCCTCAAACATCTCACGTCGCGCTACCATCCGTGGCTGCTCACCAGCCTGCAGGCGTTGGCCGGCGCCCTTTTCTTTCTGCCCGGGCTCGCGCTGGATCAGCCTGTGAACTGGACCGAGGTGCCAGGCGGGACCTGGCTGACGGTGTTCTACCTCGGTACCTTTGTCACCTTGGGTGCTTTCGGACTCTACAACTACGGCGTCAGCCAGGTGCCTGCCTCGCGCGCCGCCCTCTTCATCAATCTCATCCCGGTGGTTGCCGTGATATCGGGCTGGATGGCGTTCAACGAACAGTTGACGCTGTGGCAGCTCGCCGCTGCGGCAGGGATACTCCTCGGCGTCTATCTGGGCGAGAGCCGTTCGCGGTCCCCAAGGCCCACCGTAGGGGCCGCCGAGTAG